From a single Nitrospinota bacterium genomic region:
- the lptD gene encoding LPS assembly protein LptD has product MKILFLILGILFTQTSESFSYVNNISNIRLPDPPQEKVRKFPESDKASLEPDSSNIEWMWGSRILLSPSEQLYLEAEEDEAMTDWLWGNAKQLEPNENLEMPRQLTYPNWVQNVDSPIKPLSKKKSQPEGGVFLTADHMTHDNNRNLIWAWGNVIIDMEDRVIKADKVKVNNNTGNGQAVGHVRIIRNDGTRLKAKRTRFNIDNQQGRIFETRGRVGKQFYIKGKEITRYSNTHFTAQKGHLTTCEGALPDWLFEAESMDIVMGDRVFFKNGIFKIKNFPILYFPIGYLPIDQERKSGFLVPSWGTGGNEGVVVNNAYYWAIDKHSDATFGLDYSQNRGIKPVLEYRYTPSLTTAGTVNASFIDDKLTGSTFWQVQAEHRQKLPFDFNFNGVLDLRSQEFNRNFTDNSSIRSVRNTDSYANITKTWEGSSLDVLTRYRDSSQAGSDQTFAQLPQITYKTQRQPVKKLMRSFFNNDSCDTKLNENNKVKKQINDISQTQQSDQQKDTCRKNNSVKRGTELLFNQDSSFASFLTDLNSDPDIDDNYSVQRFDFHPQFTYPMRIAPWLSFTPTLGFRETIYSRGLDTTNNNERLDFFTRESFDINASIEGPRFEKVFEFKNKNVPKVKHLLEPRITYNFIPDIDENDREKIRVFDGNDTINRQSTITYSLTQRLLQKERDKEGNYNTRESVRFDISQTLDLIEATGGEDSENKRPFTDLRFDMDSRVHDNLEFNFDSTFNIYDKTLQTFNAEVGLKPVDSLYLYLQRRFTKDQTTFYVGTIDWSFAKGWRMQGSARFDARAGVSRENNFNLLYDDPCKCWGIQFGFIDRVNLVQTVDSERETKFLFGFTLRGLGSLMIRGANEKLIHREFQSIR; this is encoded by the coding sequence ATGAAAATACTTTTTTTAATTCTGGGAATACTCTTCACTCAAACGAGTGAATCTTTTTCCTATGTAAATAATATATCAAACATTCGGTTACCAGATCCTCCTCAGGAAAAGGTTAGAAAATTCCCTGAATCAGATAAAGCATCACTTGAACCTGACTCCTCTAATATTGAATGGATGTGGGGAAGCAGGATATTACTATCCCCATCTGAACAGCTGTATTTGGAAGCTGAAGAAGATGAAGCGATGACCGATTGGTTGTGGGGAAATGCAAAACAGTTGGAACCCAATGAAAATTTGGAAATGCCTCGCCAACTGACCTACCCCAATTGGGTCCAGAATGTCGATAGCCCTATAAAGCCTTTATCAAAGAAGAAAAGTCAACCTGAAGGTGGAGTGTTTCTCACCGCAGATCACATGACACATGACAATAACCGGAACTTAATCTGGGCATGGGGAAATGTGATCATTGACATGGAAGACAGGGTTATTAAAGCCGACAAAGTTAAAGTAAATAACAATACCGGCAATGGTCAGGCAGTGGGTCATGTCAGAATCATCCGTAACGATGGAACCCGTCTCAAAGCCAAGAGAACCCGTTTTAATATCGATAACCAACAAGGCCGTATCTTTGAAACTCGAGGCCGAGTTGGCAAGCAGTTTTATATAAAGGGAAAAGAAATCACACGATATTCAAACACGCATTTTACAGCTCAAAAAGGACACTTGACAACCTGCGAAGGAGCGCTGCCAGATTGGCTTTTTGAAGCAGAATCCATGGACATTGTAATGGGCGATAGGGTATTTTTTAAAAATGGTATCTTTAAAATAAAAAACTTCCCTATTCTATATTTTCCAATAGGATATCTCCCTATCGACCAAGAACGAAAAAGTGGATTTCTAGTCCCTTCATGGGGTACCGGCGGCAATGAGGGAGTGGTCGTTAACAATGCTTATTATTGGGCTATCGACAAACACTCTGATGCAACATTCGGTCTGGACTATTCACAAAACCGTGGTATTAAACCAGTACTAGAGTACAGATACACACCAAGTCTCACCACTGCTGGAACAGTCAATGCTTCATTTATTGATGACAAGTTAACCGGCTCGACATTTTGGCAAGTACAAGCCGAGCACAGACAAAAGCTCCCGTTTGATTTCAATTTTAATGGAGTTCTTGATCTGAGAAGTCAGGAATTTAATAGAAACTTTACTGATAACTCCAGCATTAGATCAGTACGCAATACAGATTCCTACGCAAATATCACAAAAACCTGGGAAGGTAGCTCTCTGGATGTTTTGACCCGGTATCGCGACAGCTCTCAAGCAGGCAGTGACCAAACCTTTGCTCAACTCCCACAAATAACATACAAAACCCAAAGGCAGCCTGTTAAGAAACTCATGAGATCATTTTTTAATAATGATTCATGTGATACCAAACTAAATGAGAATAATAAAGTTAAGAAACAAATTAATGATATTTCACAAACTCAACAGTCTGATCAGCAAAAAGACACCTGCCGTAAAAATAACTCTGTCAAACGGGGTACAGAGCTTTTATTCAATCAGGACTCCAGCTTCGCATCCTTTCTAACAGACCTGAATTCGGACCCAGATATAGATGACAATTATTCAGTTCAACGATTCGACTTTCATCCTCAATTCACTTATCCAATGAGAATTGCTCCCTGGTTAAGCTTCACCCCTACCCTGGGGTTTAGAGAAACCATTTACAGTAGAGGATTAGACACAACGAATAACAATGAACGTCTTGACTTTTTCACCCGAGAATCTTTCGATATAAACGCTAGCATTGAAGGACCAAGGTTTGAAAAAGTTTTTGAATTTAAAAATAAGAACGTCCCTAAAGTTAAACATCTTTTAGAGCCTCGCATAACTTATAATTTTATTCCCGATATAGATGAAAATGATCGTGAAAAAATCAGGGTGTTCGATGGTAATGATACAATCAATAGACAAAGTACTATCACTTACTCTCTAACTCAAAGGCTGTTACAAAAAGAACGCGACAAGGAAGGAAATTATAATACCAGAGAGTCCGTTCGCTTTGACATCAGTCAGACGCTTGATCTAATAGAAGCAACCGGTGGAGAAGATTCTGAAAATAAACGCCCGTTCACAGACTTGCGTTTTGACATGGACAGCAGAGTACACGATAATCTGGAATTTAATTTTGACTCCACGTTTAATATCTACGATAAAACTCTACAAACATTCAATGCAGAGGTGGGGCTGAAACCTGTGGACTCGCTGTATTTATATCTTCAGAGGAGATTTACCAAAGACCAGACAACTTTTTACGTTGGAACAATAGACTGGAGCTTTGCTAAAGGCTGGAGAATGCAGGGTTCAGCCCGTTTTGATGCGAGAGCGGGAGTTTCTCGGGAAAATAATTTCAACTTGTTGTACGATGACCCATGTAAATGTTGGGGTATCCAATTTGGTTTTATAGACAGAGTTAACTTGGTACAAACTGTTGATAGCGAGAGGGAAACTAAATTTTTGTTTGGTTTTACTTTGAGAGGGCTTGGATCTTTAATGATAAGAGGTGCCAATGAAAAGTTAATCCACCGGGAATTTCAATCTATAAGATGA
- a CDS encoding bifunctional folylpolyglutamate synthase/dihydrofolate synthase, with protein sequence MNASNYQEALDYLYSLTKSGIKLGLNNTSRLLKHFDNPQLNIPTIHIAGTNGKGSTAAITESILRASGLKVGLYTSPHILDFRERIQIDRSMIEKQQITELIYRVKSAVEKLKTPVTFFEFGTVLAFLYFHEQNTDMNVIEVGLGGRLDATNLCKAEISIITSISRDHTQFLGEDLEQITFEKASIIKESGTVFADIDNDELFQIVNELALKNSAELYRLGVDFQVTPEAKENEISSFSYKWGTQVLNDLHIPLKGHFQRNNAGLAVSACLALRERGFNIEDRHLKDGVEKVSWEGRLETAFSHPKVVLDCAHNEASVRSLTMELLENFKFSRCFIVLGLMRDKKIDEIINILCPLGDEFFLVSVNPSREEAPEKLAERLKSYNKPSQCFEDVFEAMRAIKRIANKDDLICITGSIFLIAEAKKCFKYENTFFNSGNTLHSNE encoded by the coding sequence ATGAATGCATCTAACTATCAAGAAGCGTTGGACTACCTTTACAGTCTTACAAAAAGTGGTATTAAACTCGGACTTAATAATACATCCAGACTTCTTAAGCATTTTGATAATCCTCAATTAAATATTCCCACCATCCATATTGCTGGCACCAATGGTAAAGGGTCTACTGCGGCAATTACAGAATCTATTTTAAGAGCATCTGGACTCAAGGTCGGACTTTATACATCCCCTCATATTCTGGATTTTCGCGAACGCATTCAAATTGATCGAAGCATGATTGAAAAACAACAAATCACAGAGTTGATCTATAGAGTCAAATCTGCTGTTGAAAAATTGAAAACCCCGGTCACATTTTTTGAGTTTGGAACAGTTTTAGCCTTTCTTTATTTTCACGAACAAAATACCGATATGAATGTTATCGAAGTCGGGCTCGGGGGTCGACTTGATGCCACCAATCTTTGCAAAGCCGAAATATCCATTATCACCTCCATTTCAAGGGACCATACTCAGTTCCTTGGAGAAGATCTGGAGCAAATCACCTTTGAAAAGGCTTCAATTATAAAGGAAAGCGGTACAGTTTTTGCTGATATTGATAATGATGAACTATTTCAAATTGTCAATGAATTGGCCCTTAAGAACTCAGCAGAGTTATATCGGCTGGGAGTGGACTTTCAGGTAACACCTGAAGCAAAAGAAAATGAAATAAGCAGCTTCAGTTACAAATGGGGCACTCAAGTACTAAACGACCTGCATATTCCTCTAAAGGGCCATTTTCAAAGGAATAATGCGGGATTGGCTGTGTCAGCCTGTTTGGCTTTAAGAGAGCGCGGTTTCAATATTGAAGATAGGCATCTGAAAGACGGAGTGGAAAAAGTTTCCTGGGAAGGCAGGCTGGAAACGGCTTTTTCACACCCGAAAGTGGTCCTGGATTGCGCTCACAATGAAGCAAGCGTCAGAAGTCTGACGATGGAATTGCTTGAAAACTTCAAGTTTTCAAGATGTTTCATAGTCTTGGGACTGATGCGGGACAAAAAAATTGATGAAATTATCAATATTTTATGTCCCCTGGGAGATGAGTTTTTTTTGGTCTCGGTCAACCCTTCTCGAGAGGAAGCGCCTGAAAAACTGGCTGAAAGACTGAAATCATATAACAAACCGTCTCAATGCTTCGAAGACGTTTTTGAAGCAATGCGAGCGATTAAAAGAATCGCTAACAAGGATGATTTGATTTGTATCACAGGCTCCATATTTTTGATTGCGGAAGCCAAAAAATGTTTTAAATATGAAAATACTTTTTTTAATTCTGGGAATACTCTTCACTCAAACGAGTGA
- a CDS encoding PilZ domain-containing protein — translation MFWKKKSKDTGKKLFKNPTETRGAFRVYPSKENPILISVGETQLKAVDISAGGISFDNKKFKLGATYPLELTLPKGNGTFSVKTEILKIDDKNVCRCKIVGLSADQEDQVHSYILARQKEEIAQKKGIN, via the coding sequence TTGTTCTGGAAAAAGAAAAGTAAAGATACCGGGAAAAAATTGTTCAAAAACCCTACTGAAACCAGAGGGGCTTTTAGGGTTTACCCCTCAAAAGAGAACCCTATCCTCATCAGTGTAGGTGAAACTCAACTTAAAGCCGTTGATATCAGTGCCGGTGGAATTTCATTTGATAATAAAAAGTTCAAATTGGGAGCAACATATCCTCTTGAACTCACTTTACCAAAAGGAAATGGAACTTTTAGTGTAAAAACCGAAATTCTCAAAATAGACGACAAGAATGTCTGTCGCTGTAAAATAGTTGGTCTTAGTGCCGATCAGGAAGATCAAGTGCATTCTTACATCCTGGCTCGTCAAAAAGAGGAAATAGCCCAAAAAAAAGGCATTAATTAA
- a CDS encoding OmpA family protein yields MCIRLLELLDSAEVKESIQNLTGMKSNDILNYITEVAEETELDVDTSEAQVVVRVPRASLFKPGEADLQLSARPVLDEVIRVVNKYPDYKIHIQGHTDDEPISTERFPTNWELSAARATAVLRYFYDKGAEPERMTATGYADTFPLATNDTAPGRAKNRRVEFVLEKEK; encoded by the coding sequence ATGTGTATCAGGTTACTCGAACTTTTGGATAGTGCCGAGGTCAAGGAAAGCATTCAAAATTTGACAGGCATGAAGTCTAACGATATATTGAATTATATTACAGAGGTTGCTGAAGAGACAGAACTTGATGTTGATACCAGCGAAGCGCAAGTTGTAGTTCGAGTTCCTAGAGCAAGCCTTTTTAAGCCGGGAGAGGCAGATTTACAGTTATCAGCGAGACCTGTGTTAGACGAAGTTATCCGAGTTGTCAATAAATACCCGGACTACAAGATCCACATACAGGGCCATACTGATGACGAGCCCATTTCCACAGAAAGGTTTCCCACTAACTGGGAACTTTCAGCCGCCCGGGCTACAGCAGTTTTGAGATATTTTTATGATAAAGGTGCAGAGCCTGAACGCATGACTGCAACGGGCTATGCGGATACATTTCCTTTGGCAACGAATGATACTGCGCCAGGAAGAGCTAAAAACAGGAGGGTAGAATTTGTTCTGGAAAAAGAAAAGTAA
- a CDS encoding ATP-binding cassette domain-containing protein gives MKKLLSVQSLKKHFPVYGGLLSREVGQVKAVDDVSFDIHEGEILGLVGESGCGKTTVGRLSLHLMQPTSGKIFFQDTDIFKLDRKALAKIRPKMQIIFQDPYSSLNPRFTVEQIIGEALSVHLNIKGKELRSNVESLMEKVGLSTMYLQRYPHEFSGGQRQRIGIARALALAPRYIVCDEPVSALDVSIQAQIINLLQTLQQEENLSMLFISHDLNVVKHLSQRTAVMYLGKIVEIANTEQIANNSAHPYTQALLASKPSLDPKSRNRPIPLPGDVPSPLNPPSGCHFHPRCPKVMDRCKNEVPQQIELEEGHQVHCHLYDE, from the coding sequence ATGAAGAAATTATTATCCGTCCAGTCTCTAAAAAAACACTTTCCTGTATATGGCGGACTTCTATCAAGAGAAGTTGGGCAGGTGAAAGCTGTAGACGATGTTTCCTTTGATATCCATGAAGGTGAGATTTTAGGGCTGGTAGGCGAATCAGGTTGTGGCAAGACGACTGTAGGGCGCTTGAGCCTGCATCTCATGCAACCCACATCCGGCAAAATATTTTTTCAAGATACTGATATCTTTAAACTGGATAGAAAGGCATTGGCAAAGATACGCCCCAAAATGCAAATCATTTTTCAGGATCCATACAGCTCTTTGAATCCACGATTTACCGTTGAGCAGATCATTGGGGAGGCGCTATCAGTTCACCTAAACATCAAAGGCAAAGAATTGCGTTCTAATGTGGAATCACTGATGGAGAAAGTGGGGCTTTCAACTATGTATCTACAACGGTACCCACACGAATTTTCAGGAGGACAACGGCAACGCATAGGTATTGCCAGGGCATTGGCTCTTGCTCCACGCTACATCGTTTGTGATGAACCCGTTTCCGCGTTGGATGTATCGATCCAGGCTCAAATCATCAATTTATTGCAAACACTGCAACAGGAAGAAAACCTTTCAATGCTTTTTATTTCCCACGACCTCAACGTCGTCAAGCACTTGTCGCAAAGAACAGCCGTTATGTATCTGGGTAAGATTGTGGAAATAGCCAACACCGAACAAATAGCCAACAATTCGGCTCACCCCTACACACAGGCATTGCTTGCTTCCAAACCATCGCTCGACCCCAAGTCTCGAAACCGCCCTATACCTTTACCGGGAGATGTCCCTTCACCACTCAATCCCCCTTCAGGATGCCATTTTCATCCTCGCTGCCCAAAAGTAATGGATCGGTGTAAAAACGAAGTACCCCAACAAATTGAATTGGAAGAAGGCCATCAAGTTCACTGCCATCTCTACGATGAATAA
- a CDS encoding ABC transporter ATP-binding protein has product MHPLLEIENLSTYFHTEENVVKSVRNVDLSINKGETLALVGESGCGKSVTALSAMRLIPTPPGKFESGRILFNGEDLLQTSEMEMQKIRGNEISMIFQEPMTSLNPIFTVGDQIMEAIRLHQNKTETQARELALHVLKQVAIPSPEKRLDQYPHELSGGMKQRVMIAMAIVCQPALLVADEPTTALDVTIQAQILDLLDHLRKETHMSILLITHNLGIVAQYADRVAVMYSGKVVELAPVEELFSSPAHPYTRGLLNSLPKDGARLETIPGSVPHPAFLPEGCAFYPRCTEKLDRCMKDVPQLASFEEKNSHQTACWLYETTPTA; this is encoded by the coding sequence ATGCACCCTCTTCTCGAAATCGAAAACCTAAGCACTTATTTTCACACCGAAGAAAACGTCGTTAAATCTGTTCGCAATGTGGACCTTAGTATAAATAAAGGCGAAACTCTGGCACTGGTTGGTGAATCAGGTTGCGGGAAATCCGTCACCGCGCTGAGTGCCATGCGCCTCATTCCCACCCCGCCGGGCAAATTCGAATCGGGCCGTATTCTCTTTAATGGAGAAGATCTGTTGCAAACATCCGAAATGGAAATGCAAAAAATCCGCGGCAACGAAATCAGTATGATATTCCAGGAACCGATGACTTCTCTCAATCCGATATTTACTGTTGGAGATCAGATAATGGAAGCCATTCGGCTGCACCAGAACAAGACAGAGACCCAGGCCCGCGAGCTGGCACTGCATGTTCTGAAGCAGGTAGCCATCCCCTCTCCTGAAAAACGACTTGATCAGTATCCACATGAGTTGTCTGGTGGGATGAAACAACGTGTGATGATCGCCATGGCAATCGTCTGTCAACCTGCACTCCTTGTCGCAGATGAACCGACCACCGCTTTGGATGTCACCATTCAGGCACAAATTCTTGATCTGCTTGATCACTTGAGAAAAGAAACCCACATGTCAATACTGCTCATAACCCATAATCTGGGTATCGTGGCTCAATATGCTGACCGTGTAGCCGTGATGTATTCCGGGAAAGTGGTGGAACTGGCTCCTGTTGAAGAACTGTTTTCCTCACCGGCGCATCCCTACACCCGTGGACTACTTAATTCTTTACCAAAAGATGGGGCCAGACTGGAGACAATACCTGGGTCCGTTCCCCATCCTGCTTTTCTGCCCGAGGGTTGTGCATTTTATCCCAGGTGCACTGAAAAACTTGATCGATGCATGAAAGATGTTCCTCAGCTGGCATCTTTTGAAGAAAAGAATTCGCACCAGACTGCCTGCTGGTTATATGAAACCACACCCACCGCATGA
- a CDS encoding paraquat-inducible protein A encodes MEKTMAGSTNGKIIACHECDHFHFFEVIPAGAKASCQYCGYLLYRHIPDSINRSLALYLTALILFIIANVFPFLSLELGGRVVENILFSSGWAMYKLGMGELGVLIILTSILFPFIVIVGMLYLLIPARFGTVAPFMPQVYRFVNSIIPWSLVGVFMLGVLIAIVKLQDLANVDTGPSLIALALLLLVYTAARANFDPYDLWSLTGHSSEISQEDLAENTILNCHTCGYLTRDIGKNQNCIRCHSSLHHRKNNSIEATWALLIAAFVLLIPANVYPVMTVIRFGQGEPSTILSGVLHLIESGMWGLAMIVFIASIVVPVLKLVILCFLLISVQKKSIWRPRDRTMLYRVTEIVGAWSMVDIFLVGLLSSLVSLDALSTIRPGIGAIFFAGVVVITMFAAHSFDPRLIWDQIKENNNKD; translated from the coding sequence ATGGAGAAAACAATGGCAGGCAGCACTAATGGGAAAATAATAGCTTGTCACGAATGTGATCACTTCCACTTTTTCGAAGTTATCCCGGCGGGCGCAAAAGCCAGCTGTCAATATTGTGGATATTTGCTTTACCGCCATATTCCGGATTCCATAAACCGAAGTCTGGCTTTATATCTAACGGCATTGATCCTTTTTATTATAGCCAATGTGTTTCCCTTTTTATCGTTGGAATTAGGAGGACGTGTTGTTGAGAACATTCTATTTTCCAGTGGTTGGGCTATGTATAAACTTGGCATGGGGGAACTGGGCGTTCTTATTATACTAACCAGCATTCTTTTCCCCTTTATTGTGATTGTCGGTATGCTCTATTTACTCATTCCGGCGCGCTTCGGAACTGTGGCTCCCTTCATGCCTCAGGTGTACCGATTTGTGAACAGTATTATTCCCTGGAGCCTGGTCGGTGTGTTCATGCTGGGTGTATTGATTGCCATTGTTAAATTACAGGATCTGGCGAATGTGGACACAGGCCCAAGCCTGATAGCACTAGCTCTGTTACTTTTGGTTTATACTGCCGCCCGGGCCAATTTTGATCCGTATGATTTATGGTCTTTAACGGGGCACTCTTCAGAGATATCTCAAGAAGACCTTGCCGAAAATACTATTTTGAACTGTCACACTTGCGGATACTTGACTCGAGACATAGGTAAAAACCAGAATTGCATTCGTTGTCACTCGTCTTTACACCATAGAAAAAATAACAGTATAGAAGCCACCTGGGCATTGCTGATCGCGGCTTTCGTTTTGTTGATTCCTGCCAATGTTTACCCGGTAATGACAGTGATCCGTTTTGGACAAGGGGAACCCAGTACAATCCTTAGCGGGGTATTACATTTAATTGAATCCGGAATGTGGGGATTGGCCATGATTGTTTTTATAGCCAGTATTGTTGTGCCAGTTTTAAAACTCGTCATTTTGTGTTTTTTATTGATCAGTGTTCAAAAAAAATCCATTTGGCGTCCCCGTGATCGCACCATGCTTTATCGTGTCACGGAGATTGTTGGGGCCTGGTCCATGGTGGATATTTTTCTGGTAGGACTTTTGTCATCACTGGTCAGTTTGGATGCTTTGTCAACAATACGTCCTGGAATAGGAGCGATCTTTTTTGCAGGAGTTGTTGTGATAACCATGTTTGCGGCACATAGTTTTGATCCACGTTTGATATGGGATCAGATAAAAGAAAACAATAATAAAGATTAA
- a CDS encoding MCE family protein has translation MDISSPKVSKQSGPSIVWIIPLVTLLVGGWLIVKTLSEKGPRATISFKTAEGIEVDKTKVKYKNVDLGVVEKIEFSDDFSHTILTVDFIQGSEKFLRRSTRFWVVKPQLSLRGASGLGTLISGAYIEIEPGTGAPQLHFVGLEKQPVVKSDEQGKKITLVTQKLGSIDTGSPVYYQGLLAGEVLGYELGNDRKSTFVHTFIKDPFDQLIRGNTNFWNVSGINVSMGADGFKVQTESIQSMMFGGIAFETPETLEQATTDVDNLVFTLHESYESIEKHAYTKKVKFIMFFDSSIRGLNLGAPVEFKGIKVGSVLDVRLEFDSDSTSFLIPVLIEIEPQRILERGVQGEVPSHQALNRLVERGLRARLQTGSLLTSQLYIELDMHPGTPVNLSGRKTPFPELPTLPTSNFGAITQSAEELLAKLNKVDIEEVTAVLIDTIKTANKTMHTADDAINSAGALIEDPGIPKAIENVRIALENFKKITQKVDDSGLIASATKTLGSADKVINNVDKAVTSADKIISSTGKAIESASNTLTGIDQTLSSADKAINNANKLITTPAITQAIEDIRIALKNFKNITQKVDDSNLIADTSKTLRDVDEIMIESKQTLSNANKAIDSAIVTADNANKLIMSPGITEAVEDIRVSLKSFKSIMAKVDKSNIQEAINAGHLALDNLSKTLDKTSSMMEPSSPIQYNLIELTREFEETARAIRSLIETLERNPQELIFGKDRNAKGE, from the coding sequence TTGGATATTTCAAGCCCAAAAGTCAGCAAGCAATCCGGTCCCTCCATTGTCTGGATTATTCCCCTGGTCACTCTCCTGGTCGGTGGTTGGCTGATCGTAAAGACTCTTTCCGAAAAGGGTCCGCGTGCGACTATCAGTTTTAAGACAGCGGAAGGCATTGAAGTAGACAAGACCAAGGTCAAATACAAGAATGTCGATTTAGGTGTTGTAGAGAAAATTGAATTCAGTGATGATTTTTCACACACCATTCTTACGGTGGATTTTATCCAGGGATCAGAGAAATTTTTACGCCGAAGTACACGTTTTTGGGTGGTTAAACCACAACTTAGTTTGCGAGGGGCGTCTGGTTTGGGCACGCTGATTTCGGGAGCTTATATTGAAATTGAGCCAGGTACCGGTGCTCCTCAATTGCATTTTGTTGGGCTTGAAAAACAACCGGTGGTCAAGTCTGATGAACAGGGAAAAAAGATCACATTGGTTACGCAAAAACTTGGTTCGATAGATACGGGATCGCCAGTTTATTATCAAGGATTGCTGGCGGGTGAGGTTTTGGGATATGAACTTGGAAACGATAGAAAGAGCACCTTTGTACATACCTTTATCAAAGACCCATTTGACCAGTTGATTCGGGGGAATACTAATTTCTGGAATGTAAGCGGCATCAATGTATCCATGGGGGCTGACGGTTTCAAGGTACAGACCGAATCCATTCAATCCATGATGTTCGGGGGTATTGCTTTTGAAACACCGGAGACGCTGGAGCAGGCAACCACCGACGTTGATAATCTGGTTTTCACCTTGCATGAAAGTTATGAAAGCATCGAGAAACATGCCTACACAAAGAAGGTTAAGTTCATCATGTTTTTCGATAGTTCCATTCGCGGATTGAACCTGGGTGCACCGGTAGAATTTAAGGGCATTAAGGTTGGTTCGGTATTGGATGTGAGGCTGGAGTTTGATAGCGACAGCACTTCTTTTCTCATTCCAGTGTTGATTGAGATAGAACCTCAAAGAATTCTTGAGCGGGGAGTTCAAGGTGAGGTGCCTTCCCATCAAGCATTAAATAGACTTGTGGAACGCGGTCTCCGGGCACGTTTGCAAACAGGTAGTCTGCTAACAAGCCAGTTGTATATCGAATTGGATATGCACCCCGGAACACCTGTTAATCTAAGCGGCCGCAAAACTCCATTCCCTGAATTGCCTACACTGCCAACATCCAACTTTGGAGCTATCACCCAGTCCGCTGAAGAATTGCTGGCTAAACTAAACAAGGTCGATATTGAAGAAGTCACCGCGGTATTGATTGATACCATTAAAACTGCCAATAAAACCATGCACACTGCGGATGATGCTATTAATAGTGCAGGCGCTCTGATTGAAGATCCTGGCATCCCAAAAGCTATAGAAAATGTTCGTATCGCTTTGGAAAATTTCAAGAAAATCACCCAAAAAGTGGATGATTCAGGTTTGATTGCGAGTGCTACAAAAACACTTGGTAGTGCCGACAAAGTTATTAACAATGTTGACAAGGCTGTAACCAGTGCAGACAAAATTATAAGCAGTACTGGAAAAGCTATAGAAAGCGCGAGCAATACATTAACCGGCATTGATCAGACATTAAGTAGCGCCGACAAGGCCATCAATAATGCCAATAAGCTCATTACAACGCCCGCTATCACCCAAGCTATAGAAGATATTCGTATTGCATTGAAAAATTTCAAAAATATTACTCAAAAGGTGGATGATTCAAATCTGATTGCCGACACCTCGAAGACACTTAGAGATGTGGACGAAATAATGATTGAGTCAAAACAAACCTTAAGTAACGCAAATAAAGCCATAGACAGTGCGATTGTTACAGCGGACAACGCAAATAAACTGATCATGTCACCCGGTATTACTGAGGCTGTAGAGGATATTCGGGTATCATTGAAAAGCTTCAAGAGCATCATGGCCAAGGTGGACAAATCAAATATTCAGGAAGCCATCAATGCGGGACATCTTGCACTGGATAATTTAAGCAAAACTCTGGATAAGACCAGCAGTATGATGGAGCCCAGTTCGCCCATTCAATATAACCTGATTGAATTAACCCGGGAGTTTGAAGAAACGGCACGAGCCATCCGTTCATTGATTGAAACGTTGGAGCGCAATCCTCAAGAACTGATTTTTGGCAAAGACCGAAACGCCAAAGGAGAATAA